In the Sandaracinus amylolyticus genome, CGCTCAGATCGACGAGCAGCACCACGTGCAGCTCGCGCTCCTCGGTCAGCTCCTTCACGTGCGGGCGCCCGGCGCGCGCCGTCACGTTCCAGTCGATCACGCGGACGTCGTCGCCGGGCACGTACTCGCGCACCCGGTCGAAGTCGATGCCGCGACCGCGGAACACGGAGCGGTACTGCCCCGCGAGCATCTCGGTCACCGGGCGCGCGGTGCGCAGCTCGATCCGCCGCACCTTGCGCACGATCTCCGTCACGTCGCGCATCACGGCACCGGCACGGCGGTGAGCACGTCGGCGATGATGCGATCCGCGCCGATCCCCTCGGCCTCGGCCTCGTAGGTCGTCGCGACGCGGTGGCGCAGCACGTCGAACGCGAGCGCCTTCACGTCCTGCGGCGTCACGTACGCGCGGCCGTGGAGGAACGCCCAGGCGCGCGCCGCGAGCGTCAGCGCGATCGTCGCGCGCGGCGACGCACCGAAGCGGATGCACGGGTCGAGCGCGAGCCCCACGTCGCTCGGCCTGCGCGTCGCGTGCACCAGCTGGACGACGTAGTCCTTGATGCGATCGTCGACCCGGATCGCGTTCACGATCTCGCGCGCCGACGCGATCTGGTGCAGCGCGACGACCGGCTCGACGTCGAGCCGAGGCGCGCTCGTCGCCATCGCGTCGAGGATCGCGCGCTCCTCCGACTTGCTCGGATAGCCGACGACGACCTTCATCATGAAGCGGTCGAGCTGGGCCTCGGGCAGCGCGTACGTGCCCTCCTGCTCCACCGGGTTCTGCGTCGCCATCACGAGGAACGGGCTCGGCAGCGCGTAGCTGTGATCGCCGATCGTGACCTGGCGCTCCTGCATCGCCTCGAGCAGCGCGCTCTGCACCTTCGCGGGCGCGCGGTTGATCTCGTCGGCGAGCACGAAGTTCGCGAACACCGGCCCGTGCTTCGTCACGAACGCGCCGTCCGCCGGGTGGTAGACGAGCGTCCCGACGATGTCGGCAGGCAGCATGTCGGGCGTGAACTGGATGCGCGCGAAGTCCGCCTCGACGGCCTGCGCGAGCACCTTCAGCGAGAGCGTCTTCGCGAGACCGGGCAGCCCCTCGACGAGCACGTGCCCGTTCGTCAGCAGCGCGAGCAGCAGCCGATCGACGAGCCCCTTCTGACCGACCACCACGCGCGCGAGCTGCGCGCGCAGATCACCGACCCACGCCGAGTTGTCGCGCACCGCCTGCTGCAGCAGCGCGACGTGCGGGCTCTCCGCACCACGCGGCGCGCGCGTCGTCCTCTCCTCGAGCATCTCTCGTCCTCCTCGCGCGGCATGCAGCGCCACGACGAGGAGGACTCTGGGAGACGGACCTGATCGGACCTTGGCCGCTCCATGACAAAACGATCATGTTCAGCCGCGCGTCGTCACCCCCGCCGCTTCGCGCGCGACCGTCGCGAGCGCGGCCCAGTCCTGCTGCCCGCGTCCCTTCGCGATCCCCTCGAGGATGTGATCGCGCAGCAGGCTGGCGATCGGCAGCGGCGCGCGCAGCTGCGTGCTCGCCGCGAGCGCGAGCGAGACGTCCTTCAGGCCGAGCTCGAGCCGGAACCCCGCGGGCTCGAGCTCGCCGCGCGCGATGCGCTCGCCGTAGCCGCGCAGGATCGGCGACGCGACCACCGTCTTGCCGAGCACCTCGACGAGCCGCTCCGGCGGGATGCCCGCCTTCTCGCCGAGCGCGGTCGCCTCGCCGACGAGCTCGATGGTGCTCGCGATCGCGAAGTTCGCGATGATCTTCGTGAGGTGCGCGTGCGCCGCGGTGCCGGTGTCGAGCGTGCTTCCGCCGATCGCATCGAAGATCGGCCGCGCGCGCGCCACCACCGCGGGCTCGCCGCCGACGAGGACGGTGAGCGCGCCGCGCTCCGCGGCATCGGGACGCCCGAGCACCGGCGCCGCGACGTAGTGCGTCCCGCGTCGCGCGTGCGCGTCGCTCAGCTCCTGCGCGAGCGTCCACGAGATCGTGCTCGTGCCGACGTGGACCGCGTCCGGCGTCATCGCGTCGAGGAAGCCCTCGCGCCCGAGCGTCGCGTCGCGCACCGCGGTGTCGTCGGCCAGCGACGTGATGACGAGCGCCACGTCGCGGACCGCCTCGCGCGGCGTCGCGCACAGCTCGAGACCGTCCGACGGCGCCACGCGTCCCGGCGTGCGGTTCCACGCCCGAACCCCCAGACCCGCACGCTGCAGGCTCGCCACCATCCCGCGCCCCATGTGACCCAGGCCCAGGAACGCCACCGTCGGTCTCGCAGTCATGAGCACGCCGATAGGCTCGCCCCGCTCTGCCTCAAATCGCGCGAGGTGGACGACCGAGGGCGCGCCTACGTGAGGAGAGCGGATGACCGAGACGTCGGCGCTGAGAGCGTTGGTGGCGCTGCTCGCCGTGCTCGTCGTCGTGGGCGTGGTCGCGCGGCGGCTGCGCGTCGCGCCATCGATCCTCACCGTCGTCGCGGGCGGCGGGCTCGCGCTCGTCCCCGGCGTCCCGCGCTTCGAGCTGGTGCCCGAGCTCGTGCTGCTGATCGTGCTGCCGCCGATCATCTACGACGCCGGCGTCAACATGAGCTGGCGCGAGTTCCGCGCGAACATCCGCTCGATCGGCTTGCTCGCCGTCGGCTGCGTCGTGTTCACGATGTGCACCGTCGCCGCGGTCGCGCACTTCTTCCTCGGCCTCGACTGGGCGCTCGCCTTCGTGCTCGGCGCGATCGTCGCGCCGCCCGACACCCTCGCGCCGATCGCGATCGCACGACACCTCGGCATCCCGCGCGACGTGCTGGTGATCCTCGAAGGCGAGGGCCTCGCCAACGACGGCACCGCGCTCGTGCTCTATCGCTTCGCGGTCGCCGCGGTCGCGGCCGGAGCGTTCTCGGTCGGCGAGGTGCTCGCGACGTTCTCGCTCATCGTCACCTGCGAGCCGCTCTGGGGCATCGCGGTCGGCTGGGCCGGGCTCCGCCTGCGCCGCTGGCTCGCCGATCCCCACCTCGAGATCGTGATCTCGATGCTCATGCCCTACGCCGCGTTCTGGGTCCCCGAGGAGCTCGGCGGCTCGGGCGTCATCGCGACGATCACCGCGGGCCTCTACGTCAGCTGGAACGGTCCGATCCTCATCTCCGCGGCGACACGGGTGCAGGGCATCTTCTTCTGGGACCTCGGCATGTACGTCATCGAGGGCCTCGTGCTGCTCTACACCGGGCTGCAGGTCCGCACGATCGTCGACGGGCTCGAGACGGCCGACGTCGCGCAGCTGCTGAGCGCGACCCTGATCGTCACCGCGATCCTCGTGCTCAGCCGCTTCGCGTACGTCTTCCCCACCGCGTACGTCTCGGTGTGGGTCGAGCGCGCGATGGGGCACGCGATCGCGTGGCCTCCGTGGCGCGGCGTGCTGCTCGTCGCGTTCGTCGGCGTGCGCGGCATCGTCTCGCTCAGCGCCGCGCTCGCGCTTCCCTTCACGACCCACGCGGGCGCGGAGTTCCCGGGGCGCGAGCTGATCCTCGTCGTGACGTTCGGCGTCATCATCATCACGCTCGTCGGCCAGGGGCTCCTCGTGCCGGCGCTCACCGTCCGACTCGGGCTCGCGGATCGCGCGAAGCAGGAGCGAGAGGTCGAGCAGGAGCAGGAGCTCGCTGCGCGCCAGTCCGCGCTCGACGCGGCGCGACGCAAGCTCGAGACGATCGCGGGCGAGCGCCACATCGAGGCTGACGCGCTCGAGTTCGTCCGCGGCCGCCACGATCAGCGCGCGCGCCTCATCCCCAGCGATCTCGGCGAGGGCCTGAACGTGAAGCGCCTCGGCGCCGCGCTGCGCATCGAAGCGATCGAGGAAGAGCGAAGGGCGATCCGCGAGCTGCTGCGCGAAGGCAAGCTCACCGACGACGCGCGCCGCCGCCTCGAGCGCGAGCTCGACCTCGAAGAGCAGGTGCTCTCCGCGCGGCGAGGGCACTGACGCCGTCGCGATCCCGAGCCGTCGCGGCGATCACCTCGTGCGGCGAGGACGCTTCGCCGCGAGGTACGCCCGACCGCGCGGCGAGATCTCGTAGCCGACCTCGAAGCTCTGGGTGAGCCCGAGCTTCTTCAGCTTCCGCACGTCCACCTTGAACGGTAGCGTCTCGCGCCCGAGCTTCTTCGCGAGCTGCGACGCCGCGACGCGCGGGTTCTTCTCGATCAGCGCCAGCGTGCGCGCCGTCCACGCCCCGCCCTCGTCCATCCGCGCGAGCTTCGCGCGGATGGTCGCGATCTCCTCGGGCGTCGGCTCGGCCTCGAGCGCGAGCGTCACGCGATCTCCGTCGCCCCCGTGGTGGAGCTCGATCCGATAGAGCTCGCTCCTCTCGTCGAGCGCCGCGTCGCGCGCCGTGCGCACGTAGTCGACGAGCGCGTCGCGCGAGTCGAACCCGGCACGCGCCGCGTCGTCCTCGGTGATCTCCGAGACCCGCACCCGCTCGATGCGATCGACCTCGAGCACGCCGATCGGATGACAGCGATAGCGCCCACCGACCTTCACGTGCGGCTTGTCCCACCGGCGGAACGTCAGCGTGATCGCGCCACTCGTGAGTCCCTCGTGGAAGCGCTTCTGGAACAGCAGCATGCGCGCGGCAGCGTACCGCCGCGCGCATGCCGGCACGACCCACGGACTCTCGAACATCGGCTCGCCCGCCGGTCCCTACCGTCCGCGCGCTTCGCGCGCTTCGCGCGCTACCCGTCCGCGCGCTTCGCGCGCTCCCGTCCGGACCGGCGGGACGAGCACTCCAGCAGAGACTCTCGAACATCGGCTCGCCCGCCGGTCCCTACCGTCCGCGCGCGTCGCGCGCTCCCGTCCGGGACCGGCGGGACGAGCACTCCGGCAAAGACTCACTCGAGCTCGCAGTCGCTCGTGCTGCTCGATCCCGGGTACGCGAGGGTCGCGGGATCGGTGCGACCGAACGTCATGTACCAGGCCGACTCGATCCGACCGCCCGCCGGCACGAACACCTCGAACTCGCCGCTCGTGACGTCGTAGCGCCGCACCTGACCGCTGAACGCGAAGCCGCTCATCCCGACGAAGAGGCAGCCCTCGGGCCCGAAGATCAGCGCCTGCGCCGAGGCGCGAAGCTGACGCGGCGCCCACAGCGGGATCGTGTCGACCAGCGTTCCGTCGATCTCGTAGACGACGATCCGATCGACGTCGTCCAGGTTCGCGCGATCGGGAAAGCTGGTGACGTAGAGCCGACCATCGGGCCCGAACACGAGCCCTTCGGGGCGATGGAGATCACAGGTCGCGTCGGCGCAGTCGACGACCACCGCCTCGAAGCCCGACTCGGGATCGAAGCGCAGCACCTGACCTCGGATGCCGGCGCCGGTGAGATCGGGGCTGTTCGAGACGTAGAGCTCGCCGTCGGGACCGAAGACGACGCCGCGCGGACGAAGCTCCGCGGTGAGCCCCGCGGTCGAGAGGTCTCCGAGGTGCTCGCCGGTCGTGCTGTCGAACGTCGCGACGCGACCGCTGGGCCCACCGACGTCCGCCACGTACAGCACGCCGTCGGGCCCCACCACGATCCCGCGGGGCGCGAAGGGCCCGCCTTCGTCGCGTCGTGTCACGAGCTCGTCGACGAAGTCGCCGTCGCGCCCGTCGTACTCGTTGATCTCGCCCGCGTACGGCCGGTCCGTGTGCTGGTTCGCGACCAGCAGATCTCCGCGCACCGCCGGGCTCGGCCGCGCGAACACGAGCCCCATCGGTCCGTGGAGACCGCCGCTGTTCCGCTTCACGAAGAGCCCGAGGTACTCGCCGGTCTCGGCGTCCACGTAGGGAACGCTATTGGTCGCCGGGTCTCCCACGTAGAGCGCGTCGCCTCGGACGAGCGCTGCAGCGTGCGAGCTCGAGTCGTTCGTCGCGCACGCGCCGAGCGCGAGCGAAGACGGAAGTACGCAGAGCGCTGCCGCGAAGGCAGCACGATGTCGGGTCGCCATCGACGTGAACCTCCTGTGCGACGGAGCCGCCGAGCGGCTCGTCCGTGCCGAGAAGCGATGGAGTCGTGGACCGCCGCGCGCGCGGACGGCGACGCCGGCGGATACCGGCGCACCTCGCGAGGAGCGTGGACACGCCCACGGGCGCCGCGAGTCCGCGCGCGACGTAGACACCCGCGCCTGCTTCGTCTCGCGAACGCCCTGCGGGGTGAACGCGTCGCGCGGTGACGGATCGCGATCGTCCTCGCCAATCGTCGATTCTCCTCATCAGGAAGCACAGGAATGATCACAGGCCGCGTCCTCTCGTTCGTGTCGATCTCGATCCTCGCGCTCGGCGCGATCATCGCGGGCTGCAAGCCCGCCACCAGCGGCGACGGCCGCGACGACGCCGGCAGCGACGGCTGCGCGTCGAGCGCCGAGTGCGACGACGACAACGAGTGCACGCGCGACGTGTGCCTCGACGGCGTCTGCGAGAACACCGCGCGCGAGGCCTCGTGCGACGACGGCATCGTCTGCAACGGCACCGACGAGTGTGAAGGCGGCGAGTGTGTGCACTCCGGCGATCCCTGCGAGGCGCCGACGACGTGCGACGAGCAGCGCGACCTCTGCGTCGGCTGCGAGAGCGACGACGACTGTCCCGCGGCGACCGAGGGCGACTGGAGCGACTGCGAGTTCGCCGAGACCTGCGACGTCGCGGGCACGCGCGAGCGCCACTCGCGTCGATTCGCGTGCACCGAGGGCGCGTGCGTCCCCGACGAGCGCATCGAGAGCGAGGAATGCACCCGCGACACCGAAGGCACCGCGTGCGCGCCCGCAGGGTGCGGCGAGTGGTCGGAGTGCGGCGGCTTCGCCGACGCGTGCGACGGAAGCGGCGAGCAGACCCGCACGTGCACCGAGAGCGTCTGCGCGGGCGGCACCTGCTCGGTCACCGAGCGCACCGAGACCCAGGCGTGCGTGCGCGACACCGAGGGCGATGCCTGTGCCGATCCCGAGTGCGACGGCTTCACCGAGTGCGCGTACGACCACGCGTGCGACGACCTCGGCACTCGCTCGCGCACCTGCCGCCCCCGCGTCTGCGCCGCGGGCGCGTGCGTGCTCGGCACCGCGTACGCCGACGCCCAGACCTGCAACCGCGTGACCGAGGGCACCCAGTGCGCGCCCGACAACTGCGGCGCGTACGGCGAGTGCGACTACAGCGACGACTGCGACGACGACGCGAGCCGCGAGCGGAGCTGCCAGTCGACGCACTGCCAGGCGGGCGCGTGCGTCCAGGTCCGCACCCGCGTCGACGTCGAGGCGTGCTCGCGCGATCAGAACGGCCGCGCCTGCGACGACGGCGATCCGTGCACGATCATCGATCGTTGCCGCAACGGCTGGTGCGAGGGACAGGACTGCTCGAGCTGCTGCGGCGGCGATCCGTTCTGAGGATCGCCTCGCCGTGTTGTAGAAACCGGCGATGGCGATCGAGACGACATCGTTCGAGTCCCGCGGCGAGCGCTGCGCGGCGACCTGGTACTTGCCCGACGCAGTCGGGGAGCGCTGGCCGTGCGTGGTGCTCGCCAACGGCTTCTCGGGCACGCGGGACTGGATCCTCCCGGACTTCTGCCGGCGCTTCGCCGCGGCCGGCATCGCGGCGCTGGCGTTCGACTATCGCCATCTCGGCGAGAGCGGGGGAGCGCCGCGGCAGATCGTCGACGTGGGCGAGCAGCGCGCCGATCTCCTTGCAGCGCTCGCCCACGCGCGGCGCGACCCGCGCATCGATCCGCGTCGAGTCGCGCTGTGGGGGACCTCGCTCGGCGGGAGCCATGCGCTCACCGTCGCGGCCGACGACCCGGACCTCGCTGCGCTGATCCTGAACATGCCCGCGATCGACGCGCTGTCCGGCGCGAACGTCGAGGAGAAGCGGAAGCGCGCCGGGGTCAGCCGTGCTCGCACCGTCGCGATCACGCTCCGACTCGTCGGCGCAGCGCTGCGCGACCTCTCACGTGCCGCGCGCCGCGCGGACCCGCTCTACCTCGGAGTCTACGGCGAGCCCGGCGAGGCGTTCTTCACGGATCCCGAGCTCGCGCCACGCTTCCGTCGTGTCGCCGAGGGCAGTCCGACCTGGCAGAACCGCGTCGCCGCGCGCTTCTTGCTCGGCGCGCCGCGCTACCGCAGCGGCACGTTCGAGCGCGTGAAGGCGCCCATCCTGATCTGCTTGGCCGAGCACGACCTCGAGGTCTCCGCGGACTTCATCCGTGCGAAGGCGAAGGGCGCGGCGCGCGTCGACATCCGCACGTACCCCGTCGGCCACTTCGACCTCTATCACGGCGACGCGTTCGAGCAGGTGGCCGCCGACCAGGTGGCGTTCCTGCGCGCGCACCTCGGCCCGCGCTGATCGAATCACCGCCGGAACGCGAGTCGCTCGCGTGCACGGCTCGCGACGAGCTCGTCGGCGTCGCCGGTGAGTCGCTCGAGCACGGCGAGCGGCGCCTTCGCGTTGTGCACGATGGCCACTTCGCGCCCTGGCAGGAGCACGTCGTGCGCTGTTCCAGCGCTCTCGCGTTTTCCGCAGCGTCCGCGTGCAGCACCGCCGGACGGCGCGCTCGACACGCGAGATCGCTCGACGTGTACCCTGCGCGCACCGTGAATCGAGAACTCCAGGCGCTCCTGCTCCTCTCGGTCGCGAGCCTCACGACGGCGTGCGGGCGCGACTCGGATCCTTCGTCCGACTCGGCATCGCCGCTCTCCGTCTACGGCCCACACGAGGAAGCGGTGCTCGGCGCGCCCGTCTCGATCGAGCCAGTGCGCGGCGGCCTCCGCCTTGCGGCGCGCGACGCCAGACCGAGTCGGCCCTCGGTGACGCTGGACGATGCCGGACGATGCGAGATTCGCTTCGCCGACGGAACGGTGCTTCGGGTCCGCGAGCGTGGTGCGCTCGGTGCGCCGTCCCCGCTTCGCGGGACCATCGGATGGCGGCGCGAGGATGGTCGTGCGTACTGGAGCGCGGCGGGGGGTGCCGTCGAGGAGTGGATCGACGTGGACGCCGGTCTCGCGCACGGCGACGCGCCCGTCGTGACCTGGGAGATCGAGAACGGCTCGGTGCGCGCGGGGGAGTGGGGCATCGACGTCCTCGACGCAGCGGGAGTCGCGCGAGCTCGTGTCACCGCGCCCAGTGCGTGGGCTGCGGACGGCGAGGCCGTTCCCGTGCGGCTGGCAGTCGAAGACGGACTGCTCGCGCTCTACGCAGATGCCGATGGGCGGCGCGTGCTGGTGGATCCGGTCTGGACGCCGACTGGCGTGATGCCCGACGTCTGGACCGCCGGCGAGACCGCGGATCCGATCGCAGTGCTTCCGGACGCCGTCTTCGTGGTCGGCGCGAGACACGCCGGCGGCTTCGAGCAGAAACGCGCCGTACGGTACGACATCGGGACGAGCCTCTGGTCGCCCGCGCCCTCGCTCATCGTGGAGCGCAGCGGCCACACCATCTCCGTTCTTCCCGACGGTCGCCTGCTGGCGGTAGGCAGCTTGCTCACCGGTCGCGTCGAGCGATTCGACCCCGCCGCGATGGAGTGGACCGAGGTCGCTCCCACGAGAGCCGGTCGACGATGGCAACACACCGCGACGGAGCTCACGGACGGCACCGTTCTCGTGAGCGGCGGATGGAGCGGAACGATGCCCGTGACCGCCGCCGAGCGATACGAACCGACCACCGACACCTGGAGATCGGCCGGTACGTTGAACCACGGGCGGTTCTGGCATACCGCCACGCGACTGCTCGACGGGCGGGTGCTCGTTGCGGGCGGATCGCAGCAGGACGGACTGACTGCGACCGCCGAGATCTTCGATCCCGGGACGAATACCTGGGCCGTCGTGGCGAGTCTGTCGCTTGCACGGTGCCGCCACCGTGCAGCGCTGCTTCCGGACGGCCGGGTGCTCGTCGTCGGAGGTCTCAGCACCCTCGGGCGCACCACCAGCGCCGAGATCTACGACGTGACTTCGAACCGCTGGACGCCGACCGGCGGCCTCGCCGCGCCGCGCGACTACCACACGGCCACATCGCTGCCCGACGGGACCGTGCTCGTCGCCGGAGGAGTCGGTCTCTCGGAAGTCGGAATGGCGTCGACCGAGATCTACGTGCCCGCAACCGGTTCGTTCCGGGCGGGGCCCTCGATGACTCAGGGCCGTTCCGATCATGCCGCCGCGCTCCTTCCAGGCGGACGCGTGATCGTCGTCGGGGGCCGAGGTGATCGAGTGAGCCTCTCGTCGTCGGAGATCCTCGTCGAGGACGCGTGTGGCAACGGGACGCTCGACTCCGGCGAGGGATGCGACGACGGCAATCGGCAGAACGGCGACTGCTGCTCTGCGCTCTGCCGAATCGAGGTCGCGGGCACGCTCTGCCGGCCGGGCGCGGCGTGCGACGCCGCCGAGGTGTGCGACGGCGTGACCGCTGCGTGCCCGCCCGACGTCCTCGCGCCGGCAGGCATCGAGTGCCGCCCTGCTGTCGGGCTCTGTGACGCGGCGGAGGAGTGCACCGGAACGAGCGCGGACTGTCCCGAAGACGGCTTCGCTCCGTCCGGCGTCGAGTGCCGCGCTGCGGCGGACATCTGTGACGTCACGGAGCACTGCACCGGGACCTCCGCGGCGTGTCCGCGGGACGCGTTCGTCTCGACGGGCACGGAATGCCGTGCGGCGACGGGCGTGTGCGATGTCGCGGAGCGCTGCTCCGGCGCCAGCGCCGCATGTCCGGCGGACGTTCTCGCTCCGAACGGTACGGAGTGTCGTGCCGCGGCGGGCCCGTGCGACGTCGCGGAGACGTGCTCCGGCAGCAGCGCTTCGTGCGGTGATGACGCGTTCGCCGGCGCGGCCATCGTGTGTCGCGCGCAGCGCGGGGACTGCGATATCGCCGAACGCTGCGCCGGAATCGGCGCCGCGTGTCCCGACGACGTTCTGGTCCCGGCGGCCACCGAGTGTCGCGCCGCCGGAGACACGTGCGATGTCGCGGAGCTCTGCAGTGGGCTCGATCCCTTCTGCCCGGTGAACGCGTTCGCCGCGGCCGGTGCGGAGTGCAGATCAGCCGCGAACGAGTGCGATTCGCCGGAGCTCTGCACGGGCACTTCCGCCGTCTGCCCGCTCGACTCGGCTCGCGCCGAAGGGTCGGTGTGTGGTCCGAACGCAACGGAGGCATGCGACGTCCCGGACGCGTGCGTCGGCGTGGTCGGAGCGAGCGCCCGATGCGTAGCGCGCGTCGCGACCAGCGGCACACCGTGCGGGACCGCGCGCTGCGCGTCGGGTGTGGAGAGCGAATCCCGCTGCGACGGAGCGTCGCTCGCCTGCCCGCCGGCGGCCGAGCGAGCCTGCGAGCCTTTCGCATGCGGCGAGTCGAGGTGCCTCGTCCGCTGCTCGACCGACGAGCACTGCGCGGCCGGGTACGAGTGCGACGGCGAGGGCTGCGTTCCCGAAGCTCCCGACTCGGGCATGCAGGTGCTCGACGCCGCGCTCGTCGCCGACGCGGGGGTGCCCGTCGATGCTTCGGACGACGAGCTCGACGCGGGCTTCGATGCGGCAAGCATAAACACCGACGCATCGCTCGACCCCCCTGCGCCCACTTCGAGCTGTGGCTGTCGAGCGACGGGCTCGCGCTCGCGCTCGGCGCCCGTCGCGCTTCTCTTCGGAGCGCTCACGCTCCTGGCGCGTCGCCGGCGGCGCTCGGCCGACGCGCCCGTCACACGGTCTCCGTCGTCAGCACCCGGGTCGTGATCCTCGCGCCGCGCGACAGCACGCGCGTCACCGGGGTGTCCTCGCATGCGCGCTCGAGCTCGGCGCGCTGCGCGTCGTCGAGCGCCGCGTCGACGTGCACCAGCCGTCCGATGCCCGTCCTGCCGTCGCGCTCGACGTGCGAGATCTCGATCGCGACGTCGCCGAGGTCCCACGCGCGTCGCCGCGCGAGCGCCTCGATCGCGCGCCCCGTGCACGCGCCGAGCGCGGCGAGCAGCAGCTCGCGCGGGCGCGCCTCGCCCTCGCTCCACGTCTCGTCGCGGAACAGGTGCGTTCGTACGAAGGTCCGCAGCGTCATTGCAGCACCGTCGCCGCGAGGCCGCGCGCTTCCTGTCGTCGGCGGCGCCGCGCGATCCGCAGCGCGCGCGGCAGATCGTGATCGCACGCCGGCCGCGTGGTGATCGCATCGGCGAGCGCGATCTCGGGCGCGCTCACGCTCGAGGGATCGTCGGCGAGCAGCACGAGCCCCGGCCGTCGCCGCGCGCCCGCGGCCCGCATCTGCGCGAGCAGCTCGAGCACGTCGAGCTCCCGCATGTCTCGCTGCGCGACCAGCACGTCGGCGGCGAGCCTCGGCAGCATGCGCAGCGCCTCGAGCGGCGACGCGAACGTCAGCACCCGAGCGCCCAGCTTGCTCACCAACATCTCCACCCGCCGCGCGCTCCACGCGTCCTCGTCGACCACCGCGACGAGCTCGCGCACCGGCGCACGGAGCACACTTAGGCCGAAGGCCTCCGGCTTCGTCTCGGACCACACGTTCATTTCGACTCCTCCTCTCGTCGTCGAGGAGGACATCTGGTGACGGCCAGCGGGATCGCCCAACAGATAATCTGCGGCGCGCCCTTCGCTTTTCTCCATGGGCCAGGGCCATCGAGTTTCTCGATGGGATCCGCTCGGTCTTCGTATTGGCCGCCCGCGCCGAGTCTCCCCAGAGTGGATGTCGGGGGGAAAAGGAGGACTCATGGAGGTAGTGGTCCACGGACACGGCGTCGACGTCAGCGAGGCGCTGCGGATGCACTGTGAGCGGCGGATCGGCTTCGCGGTCCGCCGGTTCCAGGAGCGTGTCGATCGCGTCGACGTGCACCTCACGGATCTGAACGGCCCGAAGGGCGGCGAGGACCTCGAGTGCCGCGTGATCGCGCGCGCGCCCGGCGAGGAGCCGATCGTCGTGCGCGCCGTGACCTCGGACGCGTACGCGTCGGTCGATCGAGCCGGCGCCAAGATCTCGAGCGCG is a window encoding:
- a CDS encoding OsmC family protein, which codes for MTLRTFVRTHLFRDETWSEGEARPRELLLAALGACTGRAIEALARRRAWDLGDVAIEISHVERDGRTGIGRLVHVDAALDDAQRAELERACEDTPVTRVLSRGARITTRVLTTETV
- a CDS encoding response regulator: MNVWSETKPEAFGLSVLRAPVRELVAVVDEDAWSARRVEMLVSKLGARVLTFASPLEALRMLPRLAADVLVAQRDMRELDVLELLAQMRAAGARRRPGLVLLADDPSSVSAPEIALADAITTRPACDHDLPRALRIARRRRRQEARGLAATVLQ
- a CDS encoding HPF/RaiA family ribosome-associated protein, whose product is MEVVVHGHGVDVSEALRMHCERRIGFAVRRFQERVDRVDVHLTDLNGPKGGEDLECRVIARAPGEEPIVVRAVTSDAYASVDRAGAKISSATARRVGRLHVARRAPGLEATT